A stretch of Gossypium hirsutum isolate 1008001.06 chromosome A06, Gossypium_hirsutum_v2.1, whole genome shotgun sequence DNA encodes these proteins:
- the LOC107963003 gene encoding probable E3 ubiquitin-protein ligase RNF217 codes for MVGLHWKALRRGWAKLNSDDSALPNPMKLQVEGNSSINEKDRFSTPLMVEQQLFPSLISDSETGDGHGSITPTYVCEICVEPKPLDISFNIKGCSHFYCIECTVKYIKSKLDDNVSRIQCPVTDYEGVLDPDFYREILPRDLFNRWGKALCESALLGSEKLYFPYKDCSALLVNDGEKRIKRFPCPPCKRVFCVQCKVAWHSGADCIKFQKLKNLGSDAMLVDLAKRKKWRQCPNCSIFVEKSAGCCYVKCRSVFYFF; via the exons ATGGTAGGTTTACATTGGAAAGCCCTTAGAAGAGGGTGGGCTAAACTTAACTCTGATGACTCTGCACTTCCAAACCCAATGAAG CTGCAGGTTGAAGGAAACTCGTCTATTAATGAAAAAGATCGTTTCTCCACTCCCTTGATGGTAGAACAACAGCTCTTCCCTTCATTGATTTCTGATTCAGAAACCGGCGATGGCCATGGCAGCATTACCCCAACTTATGTGTGTGAAATCTGTGTTGAGCCAAAGCCATTGGATATCTCTTTCAACATCAAAGGTTGTTCCCATTTTTACTGCATTGAATGCACAGTGAAGTACATTAAATCCAAGCTTGATGATAATGTGAGTCGGATCCAATGTCCGGTGACAGATTATGAAGGGGTGTTGGACCCAGATTTTTACCGTGAGATACTGCCAAGGGATTTGTTTAACAGGTGGGGAAAAGCCCTTTGTGAATCTGCTTTACTTGGCtctgaaaaattatattttccttATAAAGATTGCTCGGCATTGTTGGTTAATGATGGGGAAAAGAGAATAAAGAGATTCCCATGTCCACCGTGCAAGAGGGTATTTTGCGTGCAGTGCAAGGTAGCTTGGCATTCAGGTGCAGATTGCATCAAGTTTCAGAAACTTAAAAACCTTGGCTCAGATGCTATGTTGGTTGATTTGGCTAAGAGAAAGAAGTGGAGGCAATGCCCTAATTGCAGCATTTTTGTTGAAAAATCAGCTGGTTGCTGTTATGTTAAATGCCGGtcagtattttattttttttaa